Within Bicyclus anynana chromosome 24, ilBicAnyn1.1, whole genome shotgun sequence, the genomic segment aaaaaactgtaaatgtaggtatataaaaaaaaaacaattttattttagaaatgttatttaagattgtgttttagttttaagatttatatgaaattaaataaagcttattattaatacgcatataaaaataataataatggtcaAAGGCAGTAGACCCGCAGAACCTAAAGATATGCTACTTCTGTGACTACGTGAGCGTAAGGGCTCCTACACACGGGCCACatccacaaaacgccgctacagGCATATTTCCTTtacttttcatacattttatatggactcgccgcacacggttgtcGTTGGTGGctgccacacgctacaatcgtcgctgctcgcttcttgtggcctgCACCAACCACTAAACGCCGATACAAAATGCCGCCACACgacactcgcgcgattatgatactgcatgtagaTATAGGTTAGAAAGTaacagccaccgaccacaagtgtcgaccacccgGCCACAAGtcgctgtcgcgcgcttcagctacttttgtggccccttcttgcttcttgtagcggtaTTTGTGACTATCGCGGTggcgttttgtgtcggcgtttagtggccggtgcgggccacaagaagcgagcagcgaagATTGTAGCATGTGGCGGCCTCCTGCGTCAACTGTGTGCGGTGagtcatataaaatgtatgaaactacaggaaatatgccggtagcggtgTTTTGTGGTTgaggccggtggcccgtgtgcgagAGTCCTAAACTTAGCTAATCTAAACAATGCTATTTCTACCCTATTTATAAttcaaaacaaatataattaacagCTATTATACGTTTGCGTTTATAAAATGGTCTTAATAAGTAAAGTAGATTTTAACTCATAGcgcataaattatatttatcgagtttaaaaaaagaacgaCTTGGTAATTACACGGTGTGTTATGTTGTGGCTGAATGCGGTTGAACCTTTGCCTCTAGTGTTTAactacatttattaaaattaaaaaaataaagttatgttttttttttcttattagatGCCATGCATACATACGTACAAGTAATTTCATACTTGCATATTAATCCGCATACTTAGCCGATCTACCTCTGTCTGATTTCCGTAAAATGTAATTTGGTAATTTCCTTAGCTTCAAAATTTATCGGACTTTTGACTtattatcgatttttttttatatatattttatttttgtagacaGTTGCTCGGCGCTCAGGCCGCCATGATTGTAATATGTGACACGACGACATTCTATAAAATCAACAATCACCTATGTATTTTCATTAtgacctgaaaaaaaaatatttcttgtcTGTCTAATTTACCTACAgattgaaaattctttgttgaaaaagctgaaagtttagtTTCATTCTACCCAtacatatattcaaacctattcatcatccccattgtggtTTTGTTAAAAACCGGCcactcagagattgcgtttcagacaggtcgtgatcgaatgggacaaacatattcaattgtATTTTGcctcatcactacaaagacaaacagttggcataacatAGTGAGTGACGCCAGTTCGAAGTTATATCGCCCATCTCTGTTGCGGCTAGACTTTAATGTGGCAAGCTTCAAGGGTCCGGACTTCAGACCCTCGTCtgtctagtattaaatatttttaaagcctcaatagctcagtgtttaaggggccggactcatcatcgaggggttcgatccccgcccgcggatctattgtcgtacccaccccTAAAAGTTTTTCCGACTAGGTACTTGAAGgagaacgggaatattggtcatacttatttaaaaatataacaaataaatattctttaaaaaaaaaaagaagtttaaatcgtaatttttttaggtaataaaaaaatatgatcacAAATTATGTCCCCAGTCACCAAAGTTCGTGGTAACCCTGCGCTAGAATACCCTATAGTAAGATTGTTTTGCGAAGGCAAAGCACCTTTATGAAAAGACTTGTAgaatataatacctacctataggaATAGCTCTAAGAACTTTTTTCCGCCAAATTCATGATCTCGACACATTTATTACGTGGTAATAAGCACGCTGGGTAGAAAGACATAAATCCTTTTCAAACACAATCTTTGCCGTGTTAGTCGTGCTATTAGCTAAATTTGTTTGAATTGCTAATGTAAGTGAATAGGCGCTAAACACGCGacgccatttttaatttttttttttttcatttaaatatatgaaCTCTCAACTGCACTTATCGTATTTTTTCAAACCACAACTGCATCTACTTTTAGGGGTCTACTGATTCATTATTTCATCGGTCAAATTAGCTTAAGCTGCTTAACTAAAGGCCTGGGTTTAAGTCCTCGATCgggttaaaaaacattaaaaaattcttatttGTCGAAGAGCACGATAGATCAATATTTCTTTAGCcgttaggcctagttcggactactttagtattttagccGAGTATGAATAGTTTTTgtatttaccgcccaaaaatcggttgtactcgactaaaatactaaaaactactaaacttTCAGCAGTGTGTGATGGATGTTTTCAAATTCTATAAACGTGTTgagatttaattatattttaccatTTCTACCTTTTTTACCCTTCAGAGAGAAAGTTATTTTGATCGAAGTCTCAAATCTCAAAAAGCTAGATCTCAGAGTCCAAAGCCAGATATAAAAAAAGAAGTGTCAAGTGTCAATGTCAAGTGACAGCAGCAGTTAGCTGACGTCTTCGTTTGTTATCTGTGGACGTCGATGTCATTTTGATGTCAATAAAATGcgaatttttatgtttttttattcagttttaattaaatcgaAACTATGTAGATTTCTATATTAAGAAAACTATGTAAATAACTGCAAAATACTCGTGAGAGATTCAATTAATGTACAGAAGTGTTACTTTAATGGGTTACCGAGTTACCGGTTCGAAATGTCTCACCGTTTGCCTCGGTTTAACTTTTGTAATGGGTTGCTTCTTGGCCTCTCTCCCTATTTCTACAGGTAAGTTTCAAGATATATAACGATCTAAATATCCGTCTCACAAACTTCcttataaaacacaaaaaacttGTTTAAACTAAAAACACTGAAGTGAATTTTAGACGGAAAATTAGTATAGTTGATTATGATTTTaaagcttaattaattaatatagcaTCATGACAATTTGTCAGCAGTAGCTACATAAAATAACGTAGAGTACTTTACATcctaaaaaacaaaatagatacttattaataaaataaaatacttaccaaatacattttttacttataaactCTAAtcttatcttttaattttaaaatacaaattaatattgtttagatAATAACTGACATATTTATCAGATTGATACTTGTAAATAAAGAGTTGAATAAAATggtttaaaactataaaaatagttttcaaatacaaaacagtttttacattttgtatttacatACAAATGTTGGAAGAGTTTTTGTTCCACTCAATtcctacattatccctgatgacatttatttttaatttttttttttaaataggcaataataatttacaagctTGCTTTTAATCAACCAATCAATAATTACAGAACAGAAGACCCGCCAAATATCAACGACACATAGCAAAAAGAAACTCGCCATTCTAGTACCGTTCAGAGACAGATTCGAAGAACTCCTGGAATTTGTCCCTCACATGCACCAGTTCCTAACAAAACAGAACATACCGTACCACATATTTATCATCCAACAGAAAGATAGCAACAGATTCAACCGTGCCTCGCTTATAAACGTCGGATTCTTGTATACTAAGAAGAATTATGATTATATAGCAATGCATGACGTTGACTTACTGCCCATGAACAATGATTTAAAGTATGACTATCCATTGGGCTGTGTCTTCCATATTTCGTCACCGCAGACCCATCCAAAGTATCACTATGATACGTTCATCGGTGGTATATTACTTATAAGGAGAGAGGACTTCGAACTTGTGGACGGTATGTCAAATAATTATTGGGGATGGGGTCTGGAGGATGATGAGTTTTATGTTAGATTAAAAGATGCAGgactgaaagtaaaaagacCAGATAATATTTCAACTGGACCTGAGAATACTTTCAAGTAAGTGCACTTTGAGTATCTTGTAAATTTtgatggtgaatccatggaatgctattTGTCTCTTGTAAAGACACAAGTCTTGTAATTAAAAAGTCAATAGCAATTGATATGTAAGGAGTCCTtatctcctataaggagaggCCCTGCAATGGGACATTAGtacaggctgataatgaaggAGTCCTTAGGTTATTTTCAGGTGAGTTCTACATCTCATTTGCACTAAAATGGCGTGCCTTgctaaattattaaatgatgATCTTAATGCCTTTCAAATTACTCTCACACAGTAACTTAGTACGAAGACTTTCCCCCCATCATACTAAGTTACTCTGATTTGTTAGTTGGATGCAAGGTGCTCCTGAATAGGGTAGGGGAATCTTTACTCacatgatcatcatcatgataGAGTACTTAAAATGATACATgaagctataagcctttcagtagctagagctcaaaaagAATTAACTTCCTCAAAGCAGGCTCAATAGCAAATTTGTCTAGTAAGCcctatttttcttattttccaGGCACATACACGACAAAACGTACCGCAAACGTGACATGCGCAAGTGCTTCAACCAGCGAGAGGTGACACGCCGTCGGGACAGGGTGACAGGCCTGCATGACGTCAACTACACCATACACAGCACCCACAACGTCACCATAGACTCTCTGCCCGTGACGGTGCTCAACGTGGAGCTGGTGTGTAATAAGACTGCTACACCGTGGTGCCAGTGCCCTGAACCAACTAAAGTGAAGAAGACTTAGAGTTATGTCAGGGAGGCTTTAcacctatgtacgtctcaacgCTGCCGTACCATGATATGCATTCATTTGTGATGACACCCATAAATTGCACATCCTTGCACGTGGTAACATATtggcatttaaaattatttcaagacTAAAAAAACCATTGACAAATgtattaatagttaattttaacCCCACCACGAaaaaagagggatgttataaTTTTGGTGTGTGAGTGTGTCTGTggtaccatagctcccgaatggttaaagcaatttcaatttagtttttttttttcgtattatcGACTaccaaatgtctgcaaatatactcatgTGGGGTCTCAAATCAAAAAcgtactgaaagagaatattgatgacttgatcgagagtgtaattaataatgttatgaCATTCAGGGGACTGCAAGACTTCGTCCGGAGTGGGCATGTCAAAAAAGTTGTTCGGAGTGGGCATGTCAAAAAAGTCGTTCGGAGTGGGCATGTCAAAAAAGTCATTCGGAGTGGGCATGTCACAAAAGTCGTTCGGAGTGGGCATGTCACAAAAGTCGTTCGGAGTGGGCATGTCACAAAAGTCGTTCGGAGTGGGCGTGTCATCAACCACAACCTCTTGTTGACCTCGGCccttttaccactgagctattgagttTATACTGTTTCTAGCACAATCTACAATTGATGGTTTTTAGTGTTTTGTCATTGCACGGCAGAAGTGGCATACACAtcatatatgcaaaaatatatatacagtgGTGAGTGGTGAGACTCACGGCACTCAGCTATGGGGCACATGCAGTAAATCAAATGCAAAGGATGCAAAATAACTacttgggctatcacggatgcCCCTTGGTTCATTCGCATCAATGAAACCCTTGAATACCTTGAAATGCCAACTGTCTGTGAGGAAATCAGTAATAACtgcaaaaagtaaaaagaaaggCTAACGAGACATCCCAATCGCCTCACTAGCTCGTTAGTGGTAGCGCTGCGAATCAAACGCCTGAAGCGAGCTGACGTGCTCGATGAcaatactaaagccatactcaagGAGCCCTCGATTTCTAagctgtttactaacaaacaaattagaaatgagggtagaaaacgcatgtcatttcataacttttttattttaaattatgtattgttgttttgtaaaatattattcaaaataaagtaactattttaagcttattaatcatatttattttcattaatttaagaacaagttaatcgtaattattattaggtgtgaaatgactagtgatttataccctcatttttaatttgtttgttggtaaacagtactcctcaagtatggctttagtataggtgaCGGCAGAGCTATGGCTCTCCTGTCAGAACCGCCCTAAAGTCTCACAACTCACCTGCTTAAAGTCGACTGATCGCAGATCCAAAcagattaacacacaggctactttttatccagaaagaatccatagtttcccgagatttgcgaaatgattttgatgatatgaatgtttgttactctttcacgcgtcgactactaaaccgaattagctggatatattacagcatggattaacacataggctacttttatcccggaaaaatccatggttcccgagggatttgtgaaaaactaaattccacgcggacgaagtcgcaggcgtccgctagtacttaatagaaccaaaaatataaaaattgtaaccCACCAActccattattttattataagcacTTGTTGGAATaaatcacattttaaatataacataatatggtttcttttatattaaatgattCCTATTTTATCGAAGTGTTTTGGCAAATCCAAGTGGGTACTTCAAACAAGTATCTAACCATTTATAGGTCTAGGTTGACCCTCATTGAAGACTAGGTATGGTGGATGAAAGCTCCATATTCGCTAATCTacgccaaaaaaaaatacatccaaAATCCACCTACCTCTGTTAAACATTCTTAACATTCGACCGCCTCAATGACGCAAttgtgtgcgcggtggatttacaagagggaagtcctgggttcgatcctcgtctGCGAcgatgatggtaagtgatggtgcaatctaagatggaagcgagctaacttttaggagtaggatgaaaatcaacaccttTCAGTTTcaacatcctaccggaacggtaaatcgcttggtggtacgtattCGCCGGTAACTatccacgaccgaagcctcccaccaacgagacttggaccaattgagaaaacctcaatcagcacAGCCGGTggtcgaaccctggacctccgtcttgtaattaaTAGTACCTAGTTACTAGCTAAgttgtaccgccaagcgatttagcattcccgTACGAaaccgcgtagaaaccgtcaaggggtaggtaccagtggcgaaggttgAAATATTGCCGAAGGTAACCCAAAGAAAAGGGAATTCATACCGCGTGATTTGGTTTCTTATATTATATCCATACATACTATGTacaatattcattacaatctatacttataaatctgtagaggttaattctgtatatgaaatatatttccaaaataactatcagggagtgattagtgatcgatactgatgccaaaaatgcaatcagtaaaattttcgtctatcTGCAAGTTCGTTTTAGcatcaaaaactacttgacggattttaacgaaacttggtacaattattcttcatactcctgggcaggttatagtatacttttcatcacgctacgatcaataggagcagagcagtgaaaggaaatgttgacaaaacgggagaagttactccattttttaaggtTCCATCGCGTGTGCAACCTTAatggataggggtagggtagggtaggaatagttgaaagtttacatagactttcacgcgaacgaagtcgaaggcgtccactagtaatgaatatgtatggatttttaaacggtaacccgacgggaatcggcttgtatggactcttcgctaCTGATAGATATTGAATAACCTTGtatcgcttccatcttagacttcatcgtCACTTAATAAGGTAAGactgcaaattaaataaatgaataattttctacgaattaataatactaaaaataaaacaaattgtctCTATTTTACTCATAGTTTATTGAACCATAGCAGTACACAAAAACATTtacgattaataataataataaattgtattatttattaatatcagaTAAAGAATTATTTCTAGTTTAAAAACTAACTATTATGAAAAAGGTaatgttcatcatcattcaaTTGAGAGTACTATTGacggtaaataataaaaaaaaaataaactttttatccAACCACTGTGcaagtgaatttttttttcacaaatacacTAGTACGAGTCAAAGAcatttttgccatatctttctAAATATGACCGATATTCT encodes:
- the LOC112044001 gene encoding beta-1,4-galactosyltransferase 7, producing MYRSVTLMGYRVTGSKCLTVCLGLTFVMGCFLASLPISTEQKTRQISTTHSKKKLAILVPFRDRFEELLEFVPHMHQFLTKQNIPYHIFIIQQKDSNRFNRASLINVGFLYTKKNYDYIAMHDVDLLPMNNDLKYDYPLGCVFHISSPQTHPKYHYDTFIGGILLIRREDFELVDGMSNNYWGWGLEDDEFYVRLKDAGLKVKRPDNISTGPENTFKHIHDKTYRKRDMRKCFNQREVTRRRDRVTGLHDVNYTIHSTHNVTIDSLPVTVLNVELVCNKTATPWCQCPEPTKVKKT